GCTCTCGCCGAGATGGTTCTGCACCTTGAGATGGAGTTTGACCACGGCATCGACGCAGCCCGCCTTGAGAAAGCGCTCGACCTGATCCTCGATGCCGAGCCGGTTTTAGGCTGCCGCTTCGTAACTGATACGCTCAGGGTTTACTGGGAACGCCTGCCTCATGACAGAAGGCGCAACTTCACGATGGCTTCTTCCCGTGAGGAGTATGACGCCTTCCTCTCAGACGAGAACAATCCTGAAGTCGGCCCGCAATTAAAGGGTTGTCTCTTTAAAGACGGCGGCAAGGACCGTATTGCGCTAAAAATCTCGCACGAAGCTGCCGATGCGGGAGGACTGAAGGAGGCTTCCGCCACCCTTGCCCGGATTTATAACCTTCTCGCTGTTGATCCGGGTTATATCCCCGAACCCAACCTGAAGGGGTCCCGGAGCATATTACAGGTGCTCAGGCGTGTACCGCTCCATGCTATCCCCAGGATTTATCTGAACTACCTGATAACGTCGCTCAAAGTAATGATGCCGTCGAAGGGTTTAGGATACCGGATACCCGGCGGGCGTAATGGGAGGCCGCGGTATCTTATGCGGCATATATCGGCTGAAAGAACTGCGAGTCTTGCCGGATACGGCCGTGCGCGCGGCGCTACACTTAACGATTTGATGATGGCGGCGTTCATCAGAACACTGGCATCAGCAGGAGGCTGGGATGGGGCGTCCGAGTTGCATTCTATAATGACCATTGACCTCCGCCGCTGGTACATTCCCGGAGGCAGGGCTGAAGCGGTCTGCAACCTGAGTACTCTGGATTTTGTCATTCTTGGCAATAAGCTTGGATCCGGGTTTGAAGACACGCTTGAAATAGTAACGAAGGTGATCCGGGCACGGAAAGCGAACTGGTATGGTCTAAACGATTACATCGGAACGATGCCGTCGATATGGTTTTTCCCTGCTAGGTTCTCGTCATGGCTTTTCAACCGGTTCTTTGGAACGGCTGCGGCCCGAGGCTCATGGGTGAATGCGTTTACCAACATGGGGCCGATAACCGATGAACACACGAATTTTGGCAAACCTGCGGCGCAGGCATGGCTTATTATCCCGCCCATGTTCCCACCGCTTCATCTTGTTGGGATGACGGGCTATGGAGGAGGGTTGACCCTTACAGGCTCCACCTTTGACGGCCTTGAAACGCAGGCGATAATCGAAAATTTCCTTGACAGGATGATTGAAGAGCTTCCGGAATAATTTCCTCAATCAGCTTGTCAGCGCCACTGGTCATCCTTTTCACGATTTCCGATTCCATCCTCCGGCATACGTCCGGATACCGGGCAGCCTGGTTGTAGCACTCGCCTTCATCGACATTGAGGTTATAAAGGTTAGGCCAGTCGGCGAAGTGACCTTTCTTGGCGGTTCTTCCCATGAAGGTTGTCGGCTTGTCCACAGGCTGCGGCCATATGTAGTGGTTGATGTTGCGGAAGTATTTCCAGTCTTCTTTTCGTACACCCTCAAGCTCTTCATAGTGATAGAAGTACAAGGTATCGTGAGGAGACCTGGCGGCTTTGCCGGAAATAAGGCCCTCGAGATTTTTGCCGTCGATGATGCGGTCCGAAGGTTGAGCAAGACCCGCCGCTGAAGTTATTGTCGGGAACAGGTCGATATTCATCGCAGGCTCGGTGCAGACCGTCCCTGCATTTGAATTGCCGGGCCATTTGACGATGAAGGGTACACGATAGCCTCCTTCATAGCTCTGTCCCTTCCTGCCGCGGAATTCACCCGGGCTCCCGTTATACCAGGGGCCGTTGTCGCTGGTGAATATTATGATGATATTATCCGCTATACCGTTTCGCTCCAGACACTTCATGATCTCGCCCACACTCCAGTCTATTTCCTCGACAGCATCGCCGAATATGCCGACTTTGGACTTGTCCTTGAACTTTTCCGATGCATAAAGGGGCTGGTGAGGGAAGGTATGCGCAAGATAGAGGAAAAACGGTCCGCCCTTGGATTTGTCGATGAAGTCGGTCGCCTCTTTCGTATACATGCCCGTGAGGCGCGCCTGGTTGTCTTTGATGTCCGGTTCCAGCATTGTATCGTCACGGTAAAGGGCGCAGGGAGGCATGTCATTGCTGTGAGGCACGCCGAAAAAGCTGTCGAAGCCGTGGCGGCGCGGGTTGTATGCAGGGTCTTTGCTGAAATCGCCAAG
Above is a genomic segment from Desulfomonilia bacterium containing:
- a CDS encoding sulfatase, with the protein product MNEDLMTRRSFIRKSAVTAAVVAGGGLLACSKTVGDKEHGAVFNRDVYSASGRAQVIPEQVIGRLPGYAGKRPNIITILCDDLGWGDLGCYGNKSIRTPNIDNLAKEGVRFTDFYSSCSVCTPSRYGLLTGRYAVRSGLIFVMPASNESMMQLTIRRLGRWFGSLGAVDVQEDCWVKGLPDDEITIARALKVAGYRTGMVGKWHLGDFSKDPAYNPRRHGFDSFFGVPHSNDMPPCALYRDDTMLEPDIKDNQARLTGMYTKEATDFIDKSKGGPFFLYLAHTFPHQPLYASEKFKDKSKVGIFGDAVEEIDWSVGEIMKCLERNGIADNIIIIFTSDNGPWYNGSPGEFRGRKGQSYEGGYRVPFIVKWPGNSNAGTVCTEPAMNIDLFPTITSAAGLAQPSDRIIDGKNLEGLISGKAARSPHDTLYFYHYEELEGVRKEDWKYFRNINHYIWPQPVDKPTTFMGRTAKKGHFADWPNLYNLNVDEGECYNQAARYPDVCRRMESEIVKRMTSGADKLIEEIIPEALQSSCQGNFRLSPAFQGRQRWSL